Proteins from a single region of Antechinus flavipes isolate AdamAnt ecotype Samford, QLD, Australia chromosome 2, AdamAnt_v2, whole genome shotgun sequence:
- the RBM23 gene encoding probable RNA-binding protein 23 isoform X1 → MASDDFDIVIEAMLEAPYKKEEDEQQRKEVKKDSPSNTSTSTSTSTSTSTSSTSNSGGGGTSGSSTSGETSKKKRSRSHSRSKDRKRSRSRDRDRHRRRNSRSRSRDRQRRHRSRSRDRRRSSKSRSRDRRREERVRYRSPPLATGRRYGHSKSPHYREKSPVREPIDNLSPEERDARTVFCMQLAARIRPRDLEDFFSAVGKVRDVRIISDRNSRRSKGIAYVEFCEIQSVPLAIGLTGQRLLGVPIIVQASQAEKNRLAAMANNLQKGSGGPMRLYVGSLHFNITEDMLRGIFEPFGKIDNIVLMKDPDTGRSKGFGFLTFSDSECARRALEQLNGFELAGRPMRVGHVTERLDGGTDITFPDGGEELDLGTAGGRLQLMAKLAEGSGIQLPTTAAAAQAAALQLNGAVPLGALNPAALTALSPALNLASQAIASQCFQLSSLFTPQTM, encoded by the exons ATGGCGTCAGATGACTTTGACATAGTGATTGAAGCCATGCTGGAAGCCCCCTACAAGAAGGAAGAG GATGAGCAGCAAAGGAAGGAGGTGAAAAAGGATAGCCCGAGCAATACCAGTaccagcaccagcaccagcaccagcaccagcaccagcaGCACTAGCAACAGTGGAGGAGGTGGCACCAGTGGAAGCAGCACCAGTGGGGAGACAAGCAA GAAGAAGAGGAGCCGCAGCCATAGCAGAAGCAAGGATCGGAAACGCAG CCGCAGCCGAGACCGGGACCGACACAGGCGGAGAAATAGCCGGAGCCGCAGTCGGGATCGTCAGAGGCGTCACCGAAGCCGCAGTCGGGATCGCCGACGCAGTAGCAAGTCACGCAGCCGGGATCGCCGGCGTGAGGAGCGTGTCCGCTACAGGAGTCCACCCCTTGCTACTGG GCGCAGATATGGACACAGCAAGAGCCCCCATTACAGAGAGAAGAGTCCTGTACG GGAGCCTATTGACAATCTGAGCCCAGAAGAACGTGATGCTCGCACAGTCTTCTGTATGCAGCTGGCTGCCCGCATTCGGCCCCGAGAtctagaggattttttttctgctgttgGCAAG GTCCGTGATGTGCGTATTATCTCAGACCGGAACTCACGTCGCTCTAAGGGCATTGCCTATGTGGAGTTCTGTGAGATCCAGTCAGTGCCACTAGCAATTGGACTAACAGGGCAGCGGCTGTTGGGTGTCCCCATCATTGTGCAGGCCTCTCAG gctgAGAAAAACCGCTTGGCAGCCATGGCCAACAACTTACAGAAGGGCAGTGGTGGTCCCATGCGACTCTATGTTGGCTCCCTGCATTTCAATATCACTGAGGACATGTTGCGGGGCATCTTTGAGCCTTTTGGCAAA ATTGATAACATTGTCCTCATGAAGGACCCAGATACTGGCCGCTCTAAAGGCTTTGGATTCTTAACC TTTTCTGACTCAGAGTGTGCTCGGCGGGCATTGGAACAATTGAATGGCTTTGAGCTTGCAGGGCGACCTATGAGGGTGGGTCATGTGACTGAGCGACTGGACGGTGGCACAGATATTACCTTCCCCGATGGTGGTGAGGAGCTGGACCTGGGTACTGCTGGTGGGCGGCTGCAGCTCATGGCTAAGTTGGCTGAGG GCTCTGGTATTCAGCTCCCAACCACAGCTGCTGCTGCCCAGGCTGCTGCCCTGCAACTGAATGGAGCTGTTCCCTTGGGAGCCCTGAACCCTGCAGCCCTGACAG CTCTTAGTCCAGCCCTGAATCTCGCCTCCCAGGCCATTGCCTCACAGTGCTTCCAGCTCTCCAGCCTCTTTACTCCCCAGACTAT GTAA
- the RBM23 gene encoding probable RNA-binding protein 23 isoform X2, with protein sequence MASDDFDIVIEAMLEAPYKKEEDEQQRKEVKKDSPSNTSTSTSTSTSTSTSSTSNSGGGGTSGSSTSGETSKKKRSRSHSRSKDRKRSRSRDRDRHRRRNSRSRSRDRQRRHRSRSRDRRRSSKSRSRDRRREERVRYRSPPLATGRRYGHSKSPHYREKSPVREPIDNLSPEERDARTVFCMQLAARIRPRDLEDFFSAVGKVRDVRIISDRNSRRSKGIAYVEFCEIQSVPLAIGLTGQRLLGVPIIVQASQAEKNRLAAMANNLQKGSGGPMRLYVGSLHFNITEDMLRGIFEPFGKIDNIVLMKDPDTGRSKGFGFLTFSDSECARRALEQLNGFELAGRPMRVGHVTERLDGGTDITFPDGGEELDLGTAGGRLQLMAKLAEGSGIQLPTTAAAAQAAALQLNGAVPLGALNPAALTALSPALNLASQAIASQCFQLSSLFTPQTM encoded by the exons ATGGCGTCAGATGACTTTGACATAGTGATTGAAGCCATGCTGGAAGCCCCCTACAAGAAGGAAGAG GATGAGCAGCAAAGGAAGGAGGTGAAAAAGGATAGCCCGAGCAATACCAGTaccagcaccagcaccagcaccagcaccagcaccagcaGCACTAGCAACAGTGGAGGAGGTGGCACCAGTGGAAGCAGCACCAGTGGGGAGACAAGCAA GAAGAAGAGGAGCCGCAGCCATAGCAGAAGCAAGGATCGGAAACGCAG CCGCAGCCGAGACCGGGACCGACACAGGCGGAGAAATAGCCGGAGCCGCAGTCGGGATCGTCAGAGGCGTCACCGAAGCCGCAGTCGGGATCGCCGACGCAGTAGCAAGTCACGCAGCCGGGATCGCCGGCGTGAGGAGCGTGTCCGCTACAGGAGTCCACCCCTTGCTACTGG GCGCAGATATGGACACAGCAAGAGCCCCCATTACAGAGAGAAGAGTCCTGTACG GGAGCCTATTGACAATCTGAGCCCAGAAGAACGTGATGCTCGCACAGTCTTCTGTATGCAGCTGGCTGCCCGCATTCGGCCCCGAGAtctagaggattttttttctgctgttgGCAAG GTCCGTGATGTGCGTATTATCTCAGACCGGAACTCACGTCGCTCTAAGGGCATTGCCTATGTGGAGTTCTGTGAGATCCAGTCAGTGCCACTAGCAATTGGACTAACAGGGCAGCGGCTGTTGGGTGTCCCCATCATTGTGCAGGCCTCTCAG gctgAGAAAAACCGCTTGGCAGCCATGGCCAACAACTTACAGAAGGGCAGTGGTGGTCCCATGCGACTCTATGTTGGCTCCCTGCATTTCAATATCACTGAGGACATGTTGCGGGGCATCTTTGAGCCTTTTGGCAAA ATTGATAACATTGTCCTCATGAAGGACCCAGATACTGGCCGCTCTAAAGGCTTTGGATTCTTAACC TTTTCTGACTCAGAGTGTGCTCGGCGGGCATTGGAACAATTGAATGGCTTTGAGCTTGCAGGGCGACCTATGAGGGTGGGTCATGTGACTGAGCGACTGGACGGTGGCACAGATATTACCTTCCCCGATGGTGGTGAGGAGCTGGACCTGGGTACTGCTGGTGGGCGGCTGCAGCTCATGGCTAAGTTGGCTGAGG GCTCTGGTATTCAGCTCCCAACCACAGCTGCTGCTGCCCAGGCTGCTGCCCTGCAACTGAATGGAGCTGTTCCCTTGGGAGCCCTGAACCCTGCAGCCCTGACAG CTCTTAGTCCAGCCCTGAATCTCGCCTCCCAGGCCATTGCCTCACAGTGCTTCCAGCTCTCCAGCCTCTTTACTCCCCAGACTATGTAA
- the RBM23 gene encoding probable RNA-binding protein 23 isoform X3 has product MASDDFDIVIEAMLEAPYKKEEQRKEVKKDSPSNTSTSTSTSTSTSTSSTSNSGGGGTSGSSTSGETSKKKRSRSHSRSKDRKRSRSRDRDRHRRRNSRSRSRDRQRRHRSRSRDRRRSSKSRSRDRRREERVRYRSPPLATGRRYGHSKSPHYREKSPVREPIDNLSPEERDARTVFCMQLAARIRPRDLEDFFSAVGKVRDVRIISDRNSRRSKGIAYVEFCEIQSVPLAIGLTGQRLLGVPIIVQASQAEKNRLAAMANNLQKGSGGPMRLYVGSLHFNITEDMLRGIFEPFGKIDNIVLMKDPDTGRSKGFGFLTFSDSECARRALEQLNGFELAGRPMRVGHVTERLDGGTDITFPDGGEELDLGTAGGRLQLMAKLAEGSGIQLPTTAAAAQAAALQLNGAVPLGALNPAALTALSPALNLASQAIASQCFQLSSLFTPQTM; this is encoded by the exons ATGGCGTCAGATGACTTTGACATAGTGATTGAAGCCATGCTGGAAGCCCCCTACAAGAAGGAAGAG CAAAGGAAGGAGGTGAAAAAGGATAGCCCGAGCAATACCAGTaccagcaccagcaccagcaccagcaccagcaccagcaGCACTAGCAACAGTGGAGGAGGTGGCACCAGTGGAAGCAGCACCAGTGGGGAGACAAGCAA GAAGAAGAGGAGCCGCAGCCATAGCAGAAGCAAGGATCGGAAACGCAG CCGCAGCCGAGACCGGGACCGACACAGGCGGAGAAATAGCCGGAGCCGCAGTCGGGATCGTCAGAGGCGTCACCGAAGCCGCAGTCGGGATCGCCGACGCAGTAGCAAGTCACGCAGCCGGGATCGCCGGCGTGAGGAGCGTGTCCGCTACAGGAGTCCACCCCTTGCTACTGG GCGCAGATATGGACACAGCAAGAGCCCCCATTACAGAGAGAAGAGTCCTGTACG GGAGCCTATTGACAATCTGAGCCCAGAAGAACGTGATGCTCGCACAGTCTTCTGTATGCAGCTGGCTGCCCGCATTCGGCCCCGAGAtctagaggattttttttctgctgttgGCAAG GTCCGTGATGTGCGTATTATCTCAGACCGGAACTCACGTCGCTCTAAGGGCATTGCCTATGTGGAGTTCTGTGAGATCCAGTCAGTGCCACTAGCAATTGGACTAACAGGGCAGCGGCTGTTGGGTGTCCCCATCATTGTGCAGGCCTCTCAG gctgAGAAAAACCGCTTGGCAGCCATGGCCAACAACTTACAGAAGGGCAGTGGTGGTCCCATGCGACTCTATGTTGGCTCCCTGCATTTCAATATCACTGAGGACATGTTGCGGGGCATCTTTGAGCCTTTTGGCAAA ATTGATAACATTGTCCTCATGAAGGACCCAGATACTGGCCGCTCTAAAGGCTTTGGATTCTTAACC TTTTCTGACTCAGAGTGTGCTCGGCGGGCATTGGAACAATTGAATGGCTTTGAGCTTGCAGGGCGACCTATGAGGGTGGGTCATGTGACTGAGCGACTGGACGGTGGCACAGATATTACCTTCCCCGATGGTGGTGAGGAGCTGGACCTGGGTACTGCTGGTGGGCGGCTGCAGCTCATGGCTAAGTTGGCTGAGG GCTCTGGTATTCAGCTCCCAACCACAGCTGCTGCTGCCCAGGCTGCTGCCCTGCAACTGAATGGAGCTGTTCCCTTGGGAGCCCTGAACCCTGCAGCCCTGACAG CTCTTAGTCCAGCCCTGAATCTCGCCTCCCAGGCCATTGCCTCACAGTGCTTCCAGCTCTCCAGCCTCTTTACTCCCCAGACTAT GTAA